One Astatotilapia calliptera chromosome 1, fAstCal1.2, whole genome shotgun sequence DNA segment encodes these proteins:
- the slc39a13 gene encoding zinc transporter ZIP13 isoform X1: protein MAGTHWCKDCRNHKFPSFTELLVASIFRTLERMKGGRYWRPSWAVAALFIPVALLMLTSRGASSNQKMTQTVMAHATATAAGPGPSLTDDLPGLQAVADFLASERAHIWLLSLVGSVAVGLSGIFPLLVIPIEAGAALKTEAGCHKLKQLLSFAIGGLLGDVFLHLLPEAWELSGSSAGKQNHYMTQGLWVIIGLLAFLLLEKMFPDQDSPKNSTSVSDLNFNSTTQPNSVFSGKAVVSLSNRHHAESWKSSKQSLQEGSEKIKMSGYLNLLANCIDNFTHGLAVSGSFLVSKKVGFLTTFAILLHEIPHEVGDFAILLRAGFDRWSAARMQLSTALVGVLGAFFALCAQSPKGTENASSWILPFTSGGFLYIALVNVVPDLLEESSFRHSLMQVLLIFCGVAVMALLSAILDC from the exons ATGGCAGGGACACACTGGTGCAAAGATTGCCGAAATCACAAG TTTCCTTCCTTTACAGAATTACTGGTTGCAAGTATTTTTCGGACCTTGGAACGGATGAAAGGTGGACGTTACTGGAGGCCCAGCTGGGCTGTAGCGGCTCTGTTTATCCCGGTTGCCCTGCTGATGCTGACCTCCAGGGGGGCATCGAGCAACCAGAAGATGACACAAACAGTTATGGCTCATGCGACGGCCACAGCTGCAGGACCAGGCCCCAGCCTGACAGATGACCTCCCAGGCCTCCAGGCAGTAGCAGACTTCTTAGCCAGTGAGCGTGCTCATATTTGGCTCCTGTCTCTCGTGGGCTCTGTTGCTGTAGGCCTCAGTGGGATTTTCCCCCTTCTTGTCATTCCCATTGAAGCTGGAGCAGCCCTCAAAACAGAAG cTGGATGCCATAAGCTGAAACAGCTCTTGAGCTTTGCTATTGGTGGTCTCCTGGGTGATGTATTCCTCCACCTACTTCCCGAGGCTTGGGAGCTCTCTGGCTCTTCAG CTGGTAAACAAAACCACTACATGACACAAGGCTTGTGGGTAATCATCGGTCTGCTGGCCTTCCTGCTCCTGGAGAAAATGTTCCCAGACCAAGACAGCCCCAAGAACTCCACTTCAGTTTCTGACCTGAATTTTAACTCGACT aCACAGCCTAATTcagttttcagtggaaaagCAGTGGTATCACTCAGTAACAGGCACCATGCTGAGTCATGGAAATCCTCCAAGCAGAGTTTGCAGGAAGGATCAGAGAAAATCAAG ATGAGTGGATACCTAAACCTACTCGCCAATTGCATTGACAACTTCACCCATGGGCTGGCAGTATCTGGGAGCTTCCTGGTTAGCAAAAAG GTTGGGTTCCTCACCACCTTCGCAATCCTGCTCCATGAAATCCCACACGAG GTGGGGGACTTTGCCATTCTGCTGAGGGCCGGGTTTGACAGATGGAGTGCTGCTCGCATGCAGCTGTCTACAGCACTGGTTGGGGTCCTCGGAGCTTTCTTCGCTCTGTGCGCTCAGTCACCAAAAGGCACAG AAAATGCCAGTAGCTGGATATTGCCTTTCACTTCTGGAGGCTTCCTCTATATAGCCCTGGTGAATGTAGTGCCCGACCTTCTCGAGGAATCCAGTTTCAG ACACTCCCTGATGCAGGTACTGCTCATTTTCTGTGGCGTGGCTGTCATGGCTCTGCTCTCTGCCATTCTCGACTGCTAA
- the slc39a13 gene encoding zinc transporter ZIP13 isoform X2, with product MKGGRYWRPSWAVAALFIPVALLMLTSRGASSNQKMTQTVMAHATATAAGPGPSLTDDLPGLQAVADFLASERAHIWLLSLVGSVAVGLSGIFPLLVIPIEAGAALKTEAGCHKLKQLLSFAIGGLLGDVFLHLLPEAWELSGSSAGKQNHYMTQGLWVIIGLLAFLLLEKMFPDQDSPKNSTSVSDLNFNSTTQPNSVFSGKAVVSLSNRHHAESWKSSKQSLQEGSEKIKMSGYLNLLANCIDNFTHGLAVSGSFLVSKKVGFLTTFAILLHEIPHEVGDFAILLRAGFDRWSAARMQLSTALVGVLGAFFALCAQSPKGTENASSWILPFTSGGFLYIALVNVVPDLLEESSFRHSLMQVLLIFCGVAVMALLSAILDC from the exons ATGAAAGGTGGACGTTACTGGAGGCCCAGCTGGGCTGTAGCGGCTCTGTTTATCCCGGTTGCCCTGCTGATGCTGACCTCCAGGGGGGCATCGAGCAACCAGAAGATGACACAAACAGTTATGGCTCATGCGACGGCCACAGCTGCAGGACCAGGCCCCAGCCTGACAGATGACCTCCCAGGCCTCCAGGCAGTAGCAGACTTCTTAGCCAGTGAGCGTGCTCATATTTGGCTCCTGTCTCTCGTGGGCTCTGTTGCTGTAGGCCTCAGTGGGATTTTCCCCCTTCTTGTCATTCCCATTGAAGCTGGAGCAGCCCTCAAAACAGAAG cTGGATGCCATAAGCTGAAACAGCTCTTGAGCTTTGCTATTGGTGGTCTCCTGGGTGATGTATTCCTCCACCTACTTCCCGAGGCTTGGGAGCTCTCTGGCTCTTCAG CTGGTAAACAAAACCACTACATGACACAAGGCTTGTGGGTAATCATCGGTCTGCTGGCCTTCCTGCTCCTGGAGAAAATGTTCCCAGACCAAGACAGCCCCAAGAACTCCACTTCAGTTTCTGACCTGAATTTTAACTCGACT aCACAGCCTAATTcagttttcagtggaaaagCAGTGGTATCACTCAGTAACAGGCACCATGCTGAGTCATGGAAATCCTCCAAGCAGAGTTTGCAGGAAGGATCAGAGAAAATCAAG ATGAGTGGATACCTAAACCTACTCGCCAATTGCATTGACAACTTCACCCATGGGCTGGCAGTATCTGGGAGCTTCCTGGTTAGCAAAAAG GTTGGGTTCCTCACCACCTTCGCAATCCTGCTCCATGAAATCCCACACGAG GTGGGGGACTTTGCCATTCTGCTGAGGGCCGGGTTTGACAGATGGAGTGCTGCTCGCATGCAGCTGTCTACAGCACTGGTTGGGGTCCTCGGAGCTTTCTTCGCTCTGTGCGCTCAGTCACCAAAAGGCACAG AAAATGCCAGTAGCTGGATATTGCCTTTCACTTCTGGAGGCTTCCTCTATATAGCCCTGGTGAATGTAGTGCCCGACCTTCTCGAGGAATCCAGTTTCAG ACACTCCCTGATGCAGGTACTGCTCATTTTCTGTGGCGTGGCTGTCATGGCTCTGCTCTCTGCCATTCTCGACTGCTAA